From a region of the Thermus caldilimi genome:
- a CDS encoding NAD(P)H-hydrate dehydratase, producing MRLFTPEAMREADQKAVEMGYPSLLLMEWAGMKAARVYQELFGHRPAVVLAGKGNNGGDGLVLARHLHLAGVPVRVFAAEGQGGDALFARRALEAHGLEIRPLEEAIWNREEVLVDALFGTGLKGPLEGFHAGLVDRMNTSGLPTLALDLPSGLPFTPHVRASATMAFAAFKTPHLLHREACGRLFLADIGLPKVLLEREDLPEIATPEGLLPLLPKRPLTAHKGSVGRVGVLGGFRGEGLRYAGAPVLAALGAYRMGAGLVHLVAPEGTPLEPLEAVFHPVQAPALPSMRVEALAVGMGGGPWGREWALKALEARLPTVLDADALHPEVLEAYRKAGVPTVLTPHLGEAGRLLGMPPEEVARDPLQAARALAERTGLTVVLKGNPTVVAQGSRLSVNPTGNPALATGGTGDVLAGAIAALLAAGLSPFDAARLGVYLHGLAGDLLAEEKGIGLLAREVAEALPRARKALASGEGAPPLI from the coding sequence ATGAGGCTCTTCACCCCCGAGGCCATGCGGGAAGCCGATCAGAAGGCGGTGGAGATGGGCTACCCCAGCCTCCTCCTCATGGAGTGGGCGGGGATGAAGGCGGCCCGGGTCTACCAGGAGCTTTTCGGTCACCGCCCCGCCGTGGTCCTGGCGGGCAAAGGGAATAACGGCGGGGACGGGCTGGTCCTGGCCCGGCACCTCCACCTGGCCGGGGTGCCGGTGCGGGTCTTTGCCGCCGAAGGGCAGGGTGGGGATGCCCTTTTTGCCCGAAGGGCCCTCGAGGCCCACGGCCTGGAGATCCGCCCCCTCGAGGAGGCCATCTGGAACCGGGAGGAAGTGCTGGTGGATGCCCTCTTCGGTACCGGGTTGAAAGGCCCCTTAGAGGGTTTCCATGCGGGTTTGGTGGATCGGATGAACACTTCCGGGCTTCCCACTTTGGCCCTGGACCTGCCCTCCGGGCTTCCCTTTACCCCCCATGTGCGGGCTTCTGCCACCATGGCCTTCGCCGCCTTCAAAACACCCCATCTCCTCCACCGGGAAGCCTGCGGGCGACTCTTCCTGGCGGACATCGGCCTGCCCAAAGTCCTCTTGGAACGGGAGGATCTTCCCGAGATCGCCACGCCGGAAGGGCTTCTCCCCCTCTTGCCCAAGCGGCCCCTCACCGCCCACAAGGGAAGCGTGGGCCGGGTGGGGGTTTTGGGAGGGTTTAGGGGGGAGGGCCTCCGCTACGCCGGGGCCCCGGTCTTGGCCGCCCTGGGGGCCTACCGCATGGGGGCGGGGTTGGTGCACCTGGTGGCTCCCGAAGGCACTCCCTTAGAGCCCCTCGAGGCGGTCTTCCACCCCGTCCAGGCTCCTGCCTTGCCGTCCATGCGGGTGGAGGCCCTGGCGGTGGGGATGGGCGGAGGGCCTTGGGGCCGGGAGTGGGCCCTGAAGGCCCTGGAAGCCCGGCTCCCCACGGTGCTGGACGCGGACGCCCTGCACCCCGAGGTCCTCGAGGCCTACCGCAAGGCGGGTGTACCCACCGTCCTCACCCCCCATTTGGGAGAAGCGGGAAGGCTTTTGGGGATGCCCCCGGAAGAGGTGGCCAGGGATCCCCTGCAGGCCGCCCGGGCCCTGGCGGAACGCACGGGGCTCACCGTTGTCCTCAAAGGGAACCCCACCGTGGTGGCCCAGGGAAGCCGCCTTTCCGTGAACCCCACCGGCAACCCCGCCCTGGCCACCGGGGGAACGGGGGATGTGCTCGCAGGAGCCATCGCTGCCCTTTTGGCGGCGGGCCTTTCCCCCTTTGACGCCGCCCGGCTTGGGGTCTACCTCCACGGCCTGGCGGGGGATCTCCTGGCGGAGGAAAAGGGGATTGGCCTCCTCGCCCGCGAGGTGGCCGAGGCCCTGCCCCGGGCACGCAAGGCCCTGGCCTCAGGCGAAGGCGCCCCGCCCCTCATCTAG
- the thrB gene encoding homoserine kinase, whose protein sequence is MDHPTRLYVPATLANLGSGFDALGVTLDLYLEVEAEPAGEDAFHYEGEGRVEGKDNLIHQGYRAGMRALGLHPEPLLIRAFNPIPLARGMGSSSAALVAGVALADQHSGGRLGREGVFQVAASLEGHPDNVAPAVYGGFVAALADPPLAIPLPRPQGVYFVLAIPPYEVPTPLARAALPEKVPLKDAVFNLARSALWPAALYSGKLEALREACRDRLHQPHRAHLMPGMPEAIEAALEAGALAAFVGGAGPTVAALSREDELEEVAKALGGYRGEGRTLILGIGEGYFWKET, encoded by the coding sequence ATGGATCATCCAACCCGCCTCTACGTCCCCGCTACCCTGGCCAACCTGGGCTCGGGGTTTGACGCTTTGGGGGTGACCTTGGACCTCTACCTGGAGGTGGAGGCCGAGCCCGCAGGGGAGGACGCCTTCCACTACGAGGGGGAAGGCCGGGTGGAGGGCAAGGACAACCTGATCCACCAGGGTTACCGGGCAGGGATGAGGGCTTTAGGCCTGCATCCTGAACCCCTCCTCATCCGGGCCTTCAACCCCATCCCCCTGGCCAGGGGGATGGGAAGCTCCTCCGCCGCACTGGTAGCCGGGGTAGCTTTGGCGGACCAGCACTCCGGGGGAAGGCTGGGGCGGGAAGGGGTTTTCCAGGTGGCAGCCAGCTTGGAAGGCCACCCCGACAATGTGGCTCCGGCAGTTTACGGGGGGTTCGTGGCCGCCCTGGCCGATCCCCCCCTGGCCATCCCCCTTCCCAGGCCCCAAGGGGTCTACTTTGTCCTGGCCATACCCCCCTATGAAGTGCCCACTCCCCTGGCCCGGGCAGCCTTGCCCGAGAAGGTTCCCTTAAAGGATGCGGTGTTCAATTTGGCCCGTAGTGCCCTTTGGCCTGCTGCCCTCTACTCAGGAAAGCTCGAGGCCCTACGGGAAGCCTGCCGGGATCGCCTCCACCAGCCCCACCGCGCCCACTTGATGCCGGGGATGCCGGAGGCCATAGAAGCTGCCCTAGAAGCTGGGGCCCTGGCAGCCTTTGTGGGGGGAGCGGGTCCCACCGTGGCCGCCTTGTCCCGGGAGGATGAGCTGGAGGAGGTAGCGAAGGCCCTGGGGGGCTACCGGGGCGAGGGGCGTACCCTAATCTTGGGCATAGGGGAGGGATATTTCTGGAAGGAAACCTGA
- a CDS encoding DUF4388 domain-containing protein: MEGNLNAIPLVELLELIHGHRRSGVLELSVGSLPLSLRFAGGEVVGAAILDWEGLEALFSFPLHPQEGVFRFGVTPPAADKPLMPFSTLLGEWARVNDEWDRFRTLVDSPSRVLEAIRPKPPYEVFQGGKSVRAAAKTWQVPLLIAMERAYMGVREGDLYPLRRYAWFALRIKYQGRKGKTLEEFGQLQALLDGTRNLGEVIASGVPIGLVRRYLVQALASGELAPLGRGWLLRDLTWEMGKEEGS, encoded by the coding sequence CTGGAAGGAAACCTGAACGCCATCCCTCTTGTGGAGCTTTTAGAGCTGATCCACGGCCACCGGCGCTCTGGAGTCCTGGAGCTCTCCGTGGGCTCCCTGCCCCTTTCCCTGCGCTTCGCCGGGGGAGAGGTGGTGGGGGCGGCCATTCTGGACTGGGAAGGCCTCGAGGCCCTCTTCAGTTTCCCCCTGCATCCCCAGGAGGGGGTTTTCCGCTTCGGGGTAACCCCGCCCGCCGCGGACAAACCCCTCATGCCCTTCTCCACCCTCCTGGGAGAGTGGGCCCGGGTCAACGACGAGTGGGACCGGTTCCGCACCCTGGTGGACTCGCCCAGCCGGGTCCTCGAGGCCATCCGGCCCAAGCCTCCCTACGAGGTCTTCCAGGGGGGGAAAAGCGTGCGGGCGGCCGCCAAGACCTGGCAGGTTCCCCTCCTCATCGCCATGGAAAGGGCCTACATGGGGGTCAGAGAAGGGGACCTTTACCCCCTTCGCCGCTATGCCTGGTTCGCCCTAAGGATCAAGTACCAGGGAAGGAAGGGTAAGACCCTGGAGGAGTTCGGCCAGCTTCAGGCCCTCCTGGACGGCACCCGCAACCTGGGAGAGGTGATCGCCTCGGGAGTGCCCATCGGCCTGGTGCGCCGGTACCTGGTGCAGGCCCTGGCCTCAGGGGAACTCGCCCCCCTGGGCCGGGGATGGCTCCTGAGGGACCTCACCTGGGAGATGGGAAAAGAAGAGGGCAGCTAG
- a CDS encoding 30S ribosomal protein THX, giving the protein MGKGDRRTRRGKIWRGTYGKYRPRKKK; this is encoded by the coding sequence ATGGGTAAGGGCGACCGTCGCACCCGTAGGGGCAAGATCTGGCGGGGCACCTACGGCAAGTACCGTCCGCGCAAGAAGAAGTAG
- the rpsT gene encoding 30S ribosomal protein S20, translated as MAQKKPKRNLSALKRHRQSLKRRLRNKAKKSAIKTLSKKAVLLAQEGKAEEALKIMRMAQSLIDKAAKGSTLHKNAASRRKSRLMRKVQKHLSAVSA; from the coding sequence ATGGCGCAGAAGAAGCCCAAGAGGAACCTTTCCGCTCTGAAGCGGCACCGGCAGTCTTTGAAGCGCAGGCTTCGCAACAAGGCCAAGAAGTCGGCTATCAAGACCTTGAGCAAGAAGGCCGTGCTTCTGGCCCAAGAGGGCAAGGCCGAGGAAGCCTTGAAGATCATGCGCATGGCGCAGAGCCTCATCGATAAGGCGGCCAAGGGGTCCACCCTGCACAAGAACGCCGCTTCTCGGAGGAAGTCGCGCCTTATGCGCAAGGTGCAGAAGCACCTCTCTGCGGTGAGCGCCTAG
- the tyrS gene encoding tyrosine--tRNA ligase, whose product MAGADTKPSPEEALALLKRGAEEIIPEEELLLKLKEGRPLVVKLGADPTRPDLHLGHAVVLRKMRQFQELGHKVVLIIGDFTGMIGDPSGRSKTRPPLSLEETRENAKTYVAQAGKILRQQPHLFELRYNSEWLEGLTFKEVVRLTSLMTVAQMLEREDFKKRYEKGIPISLHEFLYPFAQAYDSVAIRADIEMGGTDQRFNLLVGREVQRAYGQPPQVAFLMPLLVGLDGREKMSKSLDNYIGVAEPPEVMFKKLMWVPDALLESYFRLLTDLEEAEIQTLLKAGPVPAHRVLARLLTAAYALPTIPARMDRAFYESLGYSFEALGKDKEAGPEAVRQAEARYDQVAKGAVPENIPEVVIPASELKEGRIWVARLFTLAGLTPSNAEARRLIQNRGLRLDGELIEDAGLEVDLSRPRILQRGKDRFVRVRLAD is encoded by the coding sequence ATGGCAGGCGCCGACACCAAGCCTTCTCCGGAAGAAGCCTTAGCCCTCCTCAAGCGGGGGGCCGAGGAGATCATCCCCGAGGAGGAACTCCTCCTAAAGCTAAAGGAGGGCCGTCCGCTGGTGGTCAAGCTGGGAGCCGACCCCACCCGGCCCGACCTGCACCTGGGGCATGCGGTGGTTCTACGCAAGATGCGCCAGTTCCAGGAGCTTGGGCACAAGGTGGTGCTCATCATCGGGGACTTCACGGGCATGATCGGGGATCCCTCGGGCCGGAGCAAAACCCGCCCACCCCTGAGCCTGGAGGAGACCCGGGAAAACGCCAAAACCTACGTGGCGCAGGCGGGAAAGATCCTGAGGCAGCAACCCCACCTCTTTGAGCTCCGCTACAACTCCGAGTGGCTGGAAGGCCTCACCTTCAAGGAGGTGGTGCGCCTCACCTCCCTCATGACCGTGGCCCAGATGCTGGAGAGGGAGGACTTCAAGAAACGCTACGAGAAGGGCATCCCCATCTCCTTGCACGAGTTCCTCTACCCCTTCGCCCAGGCCTACGACTCCGTGGCCATCCGCGCGGACATCGAGATGGGGGGCACGGACCAGCGGTTCAACCTCCTGGTGGGCCGGGAGGTGCAACGAGCCTACGGCCAGCCCCCCCAGGTGGCCTTCCTCATGCCCCTTTTGGTGGGCCTGGACGGGCGGGAGAAGATGAGCAAAAGCCTGGACAACTACATTGGGGTGGCGGAGCCCCCTGAGGTGATGTTCAAGAAGCTCATGTGGGTGCCTGACGCCCTTCTGGAAAGCTACTTCCGCCTCCTCACCGACCTGGAGGAGGCCGAGATCCAAACCCTCCTAAAGGCGGGTCCCGTCCCCGCCCACCGGGTCCTGGCCCGCCTCCTCACCGCCGCCTACGCCCTCCCCACCATCCCTGCCCGCATGGACCGGGCCTTTTACGAAAGCCTTGGCTACAGCTTTGAAGCCCTGGGCAAGGACAAGGAGGCCGGGCCGGAAGCCGTACGCCAGGCGGAGGCCCGCTACGACCAGGTGGCCAAGGGAGCCGTTCCCGAGAACATCCCCGAGGTGGTCATCCCCGCTTCCGAGCTCAAGGAGGGGCGCATCTGGGTGGCGAGGCTTTTCACCCTGGCGGGCCTCACCCCTTCCAACGCCGAGGCCCGAAGGCTCATCCAGAACCGGGGTCTGAGGCTGGATGGAGAGCTTATAGAGGATGCGGGCCTCGAGGTGGACCTCTCCCGCCCCCGCATACTCCAGCGGGGGAAGGACCGCTTCGTGCGGGTACGGCTTGCGGACTAA
- a CDS encoding Rieske 2Fe-2S domain-containing protein, with protein MRRRDLVFYIPVAVAGGFFLWLGVRTYNLRFRPRPGVGEPTWKEGPKVAVARRGELAVWQAKPFEYPLPLGPLKAFLLRLPEPVLGGLSLGEEHYLALSRICTHQGCTVNYVPDPEAASILYNVRLERPFLGCPCHFGAFDPLLGGKAVYGPPRYPLPRLRLEAEGDTLYATGHEVPLRPMEGS; from the coding sequence ATGAGGCGGCGAGACCTTGTCTTCTACATCCCGGTGGCGGTGGCTGGGGGGTTTTTCCTCTGGCTTGGGGTGCGCACCTATAACCTCCGCTTCCGCCCAAGGCCCGGGGTGGGAGAGCCCACCTGGAAGGAGGGGCCGAAGGTGGCGGTGGCCCGGCGGGGGGAACTTGCAGTGTGGCAGGCGAAGCCCTTTGAGTACCCCTTGCCCCTAGGGCCCTTGAAGGCCTTCCTCCTCCGCCTGCCCGAGCCGGTTTTGGGAGGGCTTTCCCTGGGGGAGGAACACTACCTGGCCTTAAGCCGCATCTGCACCCACCAGGGGTGCACCGTGAACTATGTGCCCGATCCCGAGGCGGCCTCTATCCTCTACAACGTGCGCCTTGAGAGGCCCTTTTTGGGCTGCCCCTGCCACTTTGGGGCTTTTGACCCCCTCCTTGGGGGGAAGGCGGTGTACGGGCCCCCTCGCTACCCCCTGCCCCGCCTGCGCCTCGAGGCGGAAGGGGATACCCTCTACGCCACGGGGCACGAGGTGCCCTTGAGGCCCATGGAGGGTTCTTAG
- a CDS encoding c-type cytochrome, with protein MMATLIFLVLFFLGLYLALRPLRGPQEPFPEPPRREELLRELEVLKEEVKSLEGEEKKLAMARLVELERALDGWRPPEPRPFNPWPVALALGVVVLLGVGLWRFTLPRLPGETTVTARAEARELKALQDKARRTGEVADLLAWGRRAYELKAFDQAAEAYLAVLKKDPTNIEAVRRVGILLFMGGRLEEAQMFLEIAQHADPKAAEGWLFLGNIYFQKGQAKEAIAAWEKYLEVGGEARERVEGLIAMARAQAQGGTDGKTVYQARCAACHGTEAQGGVGPRLKGNPILKAPEAVREIVLKGRGQMPAVPLSEGELKALLDYLSGL; from the coding sequence ATGATGGCCACCCTTATCTTTCTGGTTCTGTTTTTTCTTGGTCTCTACTTGGCTTTAAGGCCTCTTCGGGGGCCCCAGGAACCCTTCCCCGAGCCTCCCCGGCGGGAGGAGCTTCTTAGGGAGCTCGAGGTCCTGAAGGAGGAGGTGAAGAGCCTGGAAGGGGAGGAGAAGAAGCTGGCCATGGCCCGGTTGGTGGAGCTGGAACGGGCCTTGGACGGTTGGCGCCCCCCCGAGCCTCGTCCCTTCAATCCCTGGCCCGTGGCCCTGGCCTTGGGGGTGGTGGTCCTGCTGGGAGTGGGGCTTTGGCGCTTCACCTTGCCCAGGCTTCCCGGGGAGACCACGGTGACCGCCCGGGCCGAAGCCCGGGAACTTAAGGCGCTTCAGGACAAGGCCAGGCGCACCGGGGAGGTGGCGGACCTCCTGGCCTGGGGAAGGCGGGCCTATGAGCTCAAGGCCTTTGACCAGGCGGCGGAGGCCTACCTGGCGGTGCTTAAGAAGGATCCCACCAACATTGAGGCCGTGCGGCGGGTGGGGATCCTCCTCTTCATGGGGGGGCGGCTGGAGGAGGCCCAGATGTTCTTGGAAATCGCCCAGCACGCTGACCCCAAGGCCGCGGAGGGCTGGCTTTTCCTCGGGAACATTTACTTCCAGAAGGGCCAGGCGAAGGAGGCCATCGCCGCCTGGGAAAAGTATCTGGAGGTGGGCGGGGAGGCCAGGGAAAGGGTGGAGGGCCTCATCGCCATGGCCCGCGCCCAGGCCCAGGGGGGAACGGATGGGAAAACGGTCTACCAGGCCCGTTGCGCCGCCTGCCACGGAACCGAGGCCCAGGGGGGAGTGGGGCCCAGGCTTAAGGGAAACCCCATCCTGAAAGCCCCGGAGGCGGTGAGGGAGATCGTGCTCAAGGGCCGGGGCCAGATGCCGGCGGTGCCCTTAAGCGAGGGGGAGCTGAAGGCCCTTCTGGACTACCTATCTGGCCTATGA
- a CDS encoding cytochrome c-type biogenesis protein, producing the protein MRVWALLFFLALGAWAQENPASPPPDLSPEVFAIARELRCPVCQGESAAESNSGVAVEMRRIIAEMLQEGKTEEEIKAFFVDRYGEWILYEPPRRGVTLWVWVLPVLGLVLLGLGLFAYFRPKKPLPPELLEEAERRLKEPPA; encoded by the coding sequence ATGAGGGTTTGGGCGCTTTTGTTCTTTCTGGCCCTAGGGGCTTGGGCCCAGGAAAACCCAGCTTCCCCACCCCCCGATCTCTCCCCCGAGGTCTTCGCCATCGCCCGGGAGCTTCGTTGCCCCGTGTGCCAGGGGGAGTCGGCGGCGGAGAGCAACTCCGGGGTGGCGGTGGAGATGCGGCGGATTATCGCCGAGATGCTCCAAGAAGGGAAGACGGAGGAGGAGATCAAGGCCTTCTTCGTGGACCGGTACGGGGAGTGGATCCTCTACGAGCCTCCCAGGCGGGGAGTGACCCTTTGGGTCTGGGTGTTGCCGGTTTTGGGGCTGGTCCTTTTGGGCTTGGGGCTTTTCGCCTACTTTCGGCCCAAGAAACCCCTGCCCCCTGAGCTCCTGGAGGAGGCGGAGCGCCGGCTTAAGGAGCCTCCCGCATGA
- a CDS encoding TlpA family protein disulfide reductase has protein sequence MRSWLWLLLVLALGGLFYWGMQRNPKELPSVLAQERRPAPDFTLPVLPPYQKEWGETFKLSDHLGGKPIVLNFWASWCYPACYEEAPVLEATWRRYRDRALFVGINTQDKEGDALRFIEQFGLTFPQVFDPRGRVGVDYGMYGVPETFVIDREGRVVVRHAGSIDQATLEQYLKEVLP, from the coding sequence TTGAGGAGCTGGCTATGGCTCCTCCTGGTCTTGGCCCTGGGGGGCCTTTTCTACTGGGGCATGCAACGAAATCCCAAGGAGCTTCCCTCGGTGCTGGCCCAGGAGCGCCGTCCTGCCCCGGACTTCACCCTGCCGGTGCTTCCCCCTTACCAAAAGGAATGGGGGGAAACCTTCAAGCTTTCCGACCATCTCGGTGGGAAGCCTATCGTGCTCAACTTTTGGGCCAGCTGGTGCTACCCTGCTTGCTACGAGGAGGCTCCGGTCCTCGAGGCCACCTGGCGCCGCTATAGGGACCGGGCACTTTTTGTGGGCATCAACACCCAGGACAAGGAGGGGGATGCGTTGCGCTTCATAGAGCAGTTTGGCCTCACCTTTCCCCAGGTCTTTGACCCCAGGGGCCGGGTGGGGGTGGACTACGGGATGTACGGGGTTCCGGAGACCTTCGTTATCGACCGGGAGGGCCGGGTGGTGGTCCGCCACGCCGGGTCCATCGACCAGGCCACCTTGGAGCAATACCTGAAGGAGGTGTTGCCATGA
- a CDS encoding heme lyase CcmF/NrfE family subunit, which translates to MTPALLGNLGVSLALAFSLLGLALSLLAYQQGDGRFLKGARALVLPTFLAALTAFFALEWALLTHDFSLAYVARNHSTQDPLWVTLVTPWAALEGSILLWGLLQTLYTLLASRKPLDSWRASLVLAVLFGVQVFFFGVMATIASPFQTLPNPPADGNGPNPLLQNHWMMAVHPVLMYLGFVGLSVPFAYAVAAMVVRRYQTWVGETRWWTLIAWGFLTAGKVAGMWWSYEVLGWGGYWAWDPVENASFIPWLLSTAFLHTAIVQETRGAFKAWNFAFVTLAFAATVLGTFLTRSGVIQSVHAFAEGPVGPAFLGFFLLVTGLGLGLLSRVSREVRDTAVFRLLSREGALLLGAFFFAGWALVVVLGTFYPLVVEAFTGAKVSVGAPFFNQVSAPLGAGILLLMGIGPILPWRRLRAEVFRNLYVLLAVLLLGTLLGLLRGYTFGASLAVGLFLYNTAAILLLVREGVLARLRVGLSPWGFLENRRRVGSLLVHFAVALLALGIAFSQTYRLESEKTLYRGQAWEVGGVRMEFLGVRALDEGRRFAVEASLRTDRFGEVRPRLHFYPQMNSPLPAPKVIYTPGNDYYFLLMDFDREKGEWASIRLIVTPLVFWMWVAGGLLALGTLYILWPAAKQEEVRGVSPA; encoded by the coding sequence ATGACCCCTGCTCTGCTGGGCAACCTGGGCGTCAGCCTGGCCTTAGCCTTTAGCCTTTTGGGCTTGGCCCTTTCCCTTCTCGCCTACCAGCAGGGGGATGGGCGCTTCCTAAAGGGGGCTAGGGCTTTGGTCCTTCCCACCTTCCTGGCGGCCTTGACGGCCTTTTTCGCCCTGGAATGGGCCCTTCTCACCCACGACTTCAGCCTGGCCTATGTGGCCCGCAACCACTCCACCCAGGATCCCCTCTGGGTTACCCTGGTGACCCCCTGGGCGGCCCTCGAGGGGAGCATCCTCCTTTGGGGCCTGCTGCAAACCCTCTACACCCTTTTGGCCAGCCGCAAACCCCTGGATTCCTGGCGGGCCTCCTTAGTGTTGGCGGTGCTTTTCGGCGTCCAGGTCTTCTTCTTCGGGGTGATGGCCACCATCGCCAGCCCCTTCCAAACCCTGCCCAACCCGCCAGCGGATGGCAATGGGCCTAATCCCCTCTTGCAGAACCATTGGATGATGGCCGTCCACCCGGTCCTCATGTACTTGGGCTTTGTGGGCTTGAGTGTGCCCTTCGCCTATGCGGTGGCGGCCATGGTGGTGCGCCGTTACCAGACCTGGGTGGGGGAGACCCGGTGGTGGACCCTGATCGCCTGGGGTTTCCTCACCGCCGGGAAGGTGGCGGGGATGTGGTGGAGCTACGAGGTCCTGGGCTGGGGTGGGTACTGGGCCTGGGACCCGGTGGAAAACGCCAGCTTCATCCCCTGGCTGTTGTCCACCGCCTTTTTGCACACCGCCATCGTCCAGGAGACCCGGGGGGCCTTTAAAGCCTGGAACTTCGCCTTCGTCACCCTGGCCTTCGCCGCCACGGTGCTCGGCACCTTCCTCACCCGGAGCGGGGTGATCCAGTCGGTCCATGCCTTTGCCGAGGGGCCGGTGGGGCCTGCTTTTTTGGGCTTCTTCCTCCTGGTGACTGGCTTGGGGCTCGGTCTTCTTTCCCGGGTCAGCCGGGAGGTACGGGACACCGCGGTTTTCCGACTCCTTTCCCGGGAAGGGGCTCTTCTCCTCGGGGCCTTTTTCTTTGCCGGATGGGCCTTGGTGGTGGTGCTCGGCACCTTTTACCCCCTTGTGGTGGAGGCCTTCACCGGGGCTAAGGTGAGCGTGGGGGCCCCTTTCTTCAACCAGGTTTCCGCTCCCCTGGGGGCGGGTATCCTCCTCCTCATGGGGATAGGGCCCATTTTGCCCTGGCGGAGGCTTAGAGCGGAGGTTTTCCGAAACCTCTACGTGCTCCTCGCTGTCCTTCTCTTGGGTACCCTGCTTGGCCTTCTTCGGGGTTACACCTTCGGGGCTTCCTTGGCGGTGGGGCTTTTCCTCTACAACACCGCCGCCATCCTTCTCCTGGTGCGGGAGGGGGTGCTGGCCCGCCTTAGGGTGGGACTTTCCCCCTGGGGGTTTTTGGAAAACCGCAGGCGGGTGGGAAGCCTGTTGGTCCACTTCGCCGTGGCCCTCCTGGCTCTTGGCATCGCCTTCAGCCAGACCTACCGCCTGGAGAGTGAAAAAACCCTTTACCGCGGGCAGGCCTGGGAGGTGGGCGGAGTGCGCATGGAGTTCCTGGGGGTGCGGGCCTTGGACGAGGGAAGGCGGTTTGCCGTGGAGGCTTCCTTGCGCACGGACCGCTTCGGGGAGGTGCGGCCCAGGCTTCACTTCTACCCGCAGATGAACTCCCCCTTACCGGCTCCTAAGGTGATCTACACCCCAGGCAACGACTACTATTTCCTCCTCATGGACTTTGACCGGGAGAAGGGGGAGTGGGCTTCCATCCGCCTTATCGTTACCCCCCTGGTCTTCTGGATGTGGGTAGCGGGGGGGCTTCTGGCCCTGGGAACCCTGTACATCCTTTGGCCAGCGGCCAAACAAGAGGAGGTTAGGGGGGTGAGCCCAGCGTGA
- the ccmE gene encoding cytochrome c maturation protein CcmE has product MRAKYLIGLGVILGALAYLIFGGLGQNLVYFLTPSEYLQDQGRYQNRPVRLGGLVKQGTVHYDKDQLELRFVLTDGVAEVPVVHKGTPPGMFKEGQGVVVEGRFRDGVFQGTNLLVKHSETYQAPKAGWTPEEVRKLIEEAK; this is encoded by the coding sequence ATGAGGGCCAAGTACCTGATCGGGCTTGGGGTCATCCTGGGGGCTTTGGCCTACCTCATCTTCGGCGGTCTGGGGCAGAACCTGGTCTACTTCCTTACCCCCTCCGAGTACCTGCAGGACCAGGGGCGCTACCAGAACCGTCCCGTGCGCCTGGGGGGCTTGGTCAAGCAGGGCACCGTGCACTACGACAAGGATCAGCTGGAGCTTCGCTTCGTCCTCACCGATGGGGTGGCGGAGGTGCCCGTGGTGCACAAGGGCACACCCCCGGGCATGTTCAAAGAGGGACAGGGGGTGGTGGTGGAGGGCCGCTTCCGGGACGGGGTCTTCCAGGGCACCAACCTCCTGGTGAAGCACTCCGAGACCTACCAGGCGCCCAAGGCGGGCTGGACCCCAGAGGAAGTGCGCAAGCTCATTGAGGAGGCCAAATGA
- the ccsA gene encoding cytochrome c biogenesis protein CcsA, with protein MLKVAQPDRPDALTWVFLGLGLLLLPVGLYLALSAPPDVNQGYLARIMYLHVPGAWLGYLAFFVTFLYSLLYLFRQDPRYDRVASASAEIGLVFMGLALVTGMLWARPTWGVYWTWEPRLTTTAILFAVYVGYFLLRGAIEDPELRQKAAAAVGILGFINVPISYMSVKWWRSLHQTQSIDLTTGKIHMDPAMLQALLFNLFVFTLLYLGFVRFRSLLAALEARKEEA; from the coding sequence ATGCTGAAGGTTGCGCAACCCGACCGCCCGGACGCCCTCACCTGGGTTTTCTTGGGGCTGGGGCTTCTGCTCCTCCCCGTGGGGCTCTACCTGGCCCTTTCCGCTCCCCCCGACGTGAACCAGGGGTATCTGGCCCGCATCATGTACCTGCATGTGCCGGGGGCCTGGCTTGGCTATCTGGCTTTCTTCGTCACCTTCCTCTACTCCCTCCTTTACCTCTTTCGCCAGGATCCCCGGTACGACCGGGTGGCCAGCGCCAGCGCGGAGATCGGTCTGGTCTTCATGGGGCTGGCCCTGGTGACGGGGATGCTGTGGGCCCGGCCCACCTGGGGGGTCTACTGGACCTGGGAGCCCAGGCTCACCACCACCGCCATCCTCTTCGCCGTTTACGTGGGGTATTTCCTCCTTAGAGGGGCCATAGAGGACCCCGAGCTCAGGCAGAAGGCGGCGGCGGCGGTGGGCATCCTGGGCTTCATCAACGTGCCCATCAGCTATATGTCGGTGAAGTGGTGGCGGAGCCTGCACCAAACCCAGTCCATCGACCTCACCACGGGGAAGATCCACATGGACCCCGCCATGCTCCAGGCCCTCCTTTTTAACCTCTTCGTCTTTACCCTCCTTTACCTGGGCTTCGTGCGCTTTCGCTCCCTGCTGGCCGCTTTGGAGGCCAGGAAGGAGGAGGCGTGA